A genomic region of Manihot esculenta cultivar AM560-2 chromosome 15, M.esculenta_v8, whole genome shotgun sequence contains the following coding sequences:
- the LOC110602665 gene encoding uncharacterized protein LOC110602665: MIHVLFSLVFVEMALILALLFRTPMRNLLIIGIDQLKRGRGPLVAKTVAATLLAVFSAILYSVMEIRKREMEAGVLNSTDEVLMAQRLLEASLMGFSLFLAMMTDRVHYYIRELYRLREELEQVKTIKTGTRK; encoded by the exons ATGATTCATGTTTTGTTTTCTCTTGTGTTTGTTGAAATGGCTTTGATTCTAGCCCTTTTGTTTAGAACCCCTATGAGAAACCTGTTAATTATAGGGATTGATCAGCTAAAGCGAGGAAGGGGACCATTGGTGGCAAAAACTGTTGCAGCAACCTTACTTGCGGTGTTTAGTGCTATCTTATACAGTGTAATGGAAATTCGGAAACGTGAAATGGAGGCTGGTGTGCTTAATTCAACTGATGAGGTTCTCATGGCTCAAAGACTTTTGGAAGCATCTCTAATGG gtttctctctatttcttgcAATGATGACAGATAGAGTACACTACTATATCAGAGAACTTTATCGATTAAGGGAGGAGCTAGAACAAgtgaaaacaattaaaacagGAACGAGGAAGTAA